Below is a genomic region from uncultured Erythrobacter sp..
AAGACCTGCTCACCGGTGAGATCGCGGTCCCGCCCGAAGGCTCGATCTTGCCTGACACCTATGCGTTCGAACGCGGGCAGGACCGCGGCGAGCTTGTCGAGCAGATGCAGGCCGCGATGGACCTTTATCTGGCCGAACAATGGGCCGAACGCGGCGATAATATCGCGGTAACAACCTTGCGAGAGGCGCTGGTTCTCGCATCAATCGTCGAGAAGGAAACCGGCACACCCGAGGAACGCGGCACGATTGCGGGGCTTTACTCCAACCGTCTGCGCACTGGCATGATGCTGCAAGCCGATCCGACAATCATCTACCCAATCACGCAGGGCAAGCCGCTGGGCCGCCGCATCCGCCAGTCGGAGATCGCGATGGTCAACGGCTACAACACCTACACCATGCTCGGCCTGCCGCAGGGACCGATCACCAATCCCGGGCGTGAGAGCATCGCTGCGGTGCTCAACCCCGAGGATCACGGCTACCTCTTCATGGTCGCCGACGGAACTGGCGGGCACGAATTCAACGCGACGCTGGATGGGCATAACGCTGCTGTCGACAAGTGGTTTGCCCTACGCCGCGAGCGCGGAGAGATGGATTGAGCGCGAAGTCGGAGGGAATGGTCTGTTCGCGGCGATGCGCTAGGCGGTCCTCGGCGTTTCAAAACAAGTTACGCCGCGAGCGTGCAGAGATGGAATAGGCCGCCGTCGCAGCAAGCACAGATGCCGAACCCCTTCATCCTCACTGCCGCCCTGCCAAAGGGCATTCATGACTGGGCCGATGGTCTGCGGCGAGAGCATTTTCCGCCGGAGCGCAACCACCTTCATGCGCATGTGACGATGTTCCACTCTTTCGCGCCGTCGCTGCTGGACGAATTGAAGGACTTCCTGCCGCGTATCGCCGCCGAATTCGCTCCGCCAGAGGCGCATGTGACCGGCCTTATGGACCTTGGCAAAGGCACAGCAATCGCACTGAAGAGCGAACCGCTGATCGCGCTGCGCGAATTGATTGCGGACCACTTTCACGGCAGCCTCACCGCGCAGGACCTCCACACGCCGCGCCCCCACATCACGATCCAGAACAAGGTCAGCAAGGAAGAGGCGCGGGCTTTGCAGGCGCAGCTCGCCCCGACGATCGAGCCGCGCACATTCGCTTTCCCCGCGCTCGAGCTGCATCTGTATCAGGGTGGTCCGTGGGAGCTGGTCAAACGCTGCGCATTTCGCGGGAGCGAGCGGTTGTAGTATAGACTATTGTGTAGCCGTGCGCGGGCGAGCGCCGGTTTGCGATTGGGGAAAGCGCGAATGTTCGAAACAGGCAATTGGCTGGGCTGGCTTGCGGGTCTGGCGCTTATCGCGGCGATGATCCCGCATCAGGTCCGCCTTATCCGGATTTGTGCTCTGGTTGCCGGTGTTCTGGCCGTTGTGCATTTTGCGATCCTTGAAGGACTGGGCGTGGGATTTCTGCTCGCGGTGGCATTTCTCGCCGTCAACGCCGCAAGGATGTTCGAACTGCGCCGCCGTGCGCGCAGCGGGGTGATGACGCGCGATGAGCGCGAGCTGTTCGACCATGTGATGCAGATCGAGGAACCCTCCAACCAGAACCGGCTGCGCGATCTGATGATGTGGGAAGACGTCGAGGTTGGCATTCGCCTGATCGAGCAGGGTCAGCTCGACCCGCCGCTCATCTACATCGCCAGCGGCCGCGCCCAGATCGAACGCGATGGCGCCATCGTCAGCGAATGCGGCGCGGGCGAGTTTTTGGGCGAGATGAGTCACATTTCGGGTGAACGCGCGAGTGCAAGCGTCACCGTGACCCAGCCGATGCGAATGGCGCGGCTGGACCGTGATGCGCTGGGGCAATTGGCAGGCAGCCTGCCCGAGATCGGCAAGGCTCTGGACCGCGCATTCAACCGCTCTCTGGCGGTCAAAGTGCTGCGTATGAACGAGAGCGCGGCCTAACATACGAAACACGGCTTGACCCCTGCCTGCCTGCGCCCTAAATGCGCCGCTCGTTTGAGGCCGCAATGCCTCGCGAATCCCGTTAGTAGAAT
It encodes:
- a CDS encoding cyclic nucleotide-binding domain-containing protein is translated as MFETGNWLGWLAGLALIAAMIPHQVRLIRICALVAGVLAVVHFAILEGLGVGFLLAVAFLAVNAARMFELRRRARSGVMTRDERELFDHVMQIEEPSNQNRLRDLMMWEDVEVGIRLIEQGQLDPPLIYIASGRAQIERDGAIVSECGAGEFLGEMSHISGERASASVTVTQPMRMARLDRDALGQLAGSLPEIGKALDRAFNRSLAVKVLRMNESAA
- the mltG gene encoding endolytic transglycosylase MltG → MKKLGLLLVGIIALAATVLVVLPGFLGEATIEEETPFLIPAGSSLSAVADDLEAAGHITSADGFLLRARLFGSSDPIQAGEFSLTPGMSQGDILTAFQSGDVIRRFVTIPEGMPSVLVWERLMAEDLLTGEIAVPPEGSILPDTYAFERGQDRGELVEQMQAAMDLYLAEQWAERGDNIAVTTLREALVLASIVEKETGTPEERGTIAGLYSNRLRTGMMLQADPTIIYPITQGKPLGRRIRQSEIAMVNGYNTYTMLGLPQGPITNPGRESIAAVLNPEDHGYLFMVADGTGGHEFNATLDGHNAAVDKWFALRRERGEMD
- a CDS encoding 2'-5' RNA ligase family protein yields the protein MPNPFILTAALPKGIHDWADGLRREHFPPERNHLHAHVTMFHSFAPSLLDELKDFLPRIAAEFAPPEAHVTGLMDLGKGTAIALKSEPLIALRELIADHFHGSLTAQDLHTPRPHITIQNKVSKEEARALQAQLAPTIEPRTFAFPALELHLYQGGPWELVKRCAFRGSERL